One Pongo pygmaeus isolate AG05252 chromosome 10, NHGRI_mPonPyg2-v2.0_pri, whole genome shotgun sequence genomic window carries:
- the POC1B gene encoding POC1 centriolar protein homolog B isoform X3, with protein sequence MASATEDPVLERYFKGHKAAITSLDLSPNGKQLGAGRARELGSRRLSDLQKNTEDLSQPLYKKPPADSHALGEWGKASKLQLNEDELKQQEELIERYAINIYLSDRISLHRHIEDKRMYECKSQKFNYRTLPTTSVIIAFYNEAWSTLLRTIHSVLETSPAVLLKEIILVDDLSDRVYLKTQLETYISNLDRVRLIRTNKREGLVRARLIGATFATGDVLTFLDCHCECNSGWLEPLLERIGRDETAIVCPVIDTIDWNTFEFYMQTGEPMIGGFDWRLTFQWHSVPKQKRDRQISRIDPIRSPTMAGGLFAVSKKYFQYLGTYDTGMEVWGGENLELSFRVWQCGGKLEIHPCSHVGHVFPKRAPYARPNFLQNTARAAEVWMDEYKEHFYNRNPPARKEAYGDISERKLLRERLRCKSFDWYLKNVFPNLHVPEDRPGWHGAIRSRGISSECLDYNSPDNNPTGANLSLFGCHGQGGNQFFEYTSNKEIRFNSVTELCAEVPEQKNYVGMQNCPKDGFPVPANIIWHFKEDGTIFHPHSGLCLSAYRTPEGRPDVQMRTCDALDKNQIWSFEK encoded by the exons ATGGCCTCAGCCACG GAGGACCCCGTTCTGGAGCGTTATTTCAAAGGCCACAAAGCTGCGATCACCTCCTTGGACCTCAGCCCCAACGGCAAGCAACTTG GAGCCGGCCGTGCCAGGGAGCTGGGGTCAAGAAGGCTCTCAGACCTCCAGAAAAATACGGAGGATTTGTCTCAACCGCTTTATAAGAAGCCCCCTGCAGATTCCCATGCACTTGGggagtgggggaaagccagcaaaCTCCAGCTCAACGAGGATGAACTGAAGCAGCAAGAAGAACTCATTGAGAGATACGCCATCAATATTTACCTCAGTGACAGGATTTCCCTGCATCGACACATAGAGGATAAAAGAATGTATGAGTGTAAGTCCCAGAAGTTCAACTATAGGACACTTCCTACCACCTCGGTTATCATTGCTTTCTATAACGAAGCCTGGTCGACTTTGCTCCGTACCATTCACAGTGTTTTAGAAACTTCTCCTGCAGTTCTTTTGAAAGAGATCATCTTGGTGGATGACTTGAGTGACAGAGTTTATTTGAAGACACAACTTGAAACTTACATCAGCAATCTTGATAGAGTACGCTTGATTAGGACCAATAAGCGAGAGGGGCTGGTTAGGGCCCGTCTGATTGGGGCCACTTTCGCCACTGGGGACGTCCTCACTTTCCTGGATTGTCACTGTGAGTGTAATTCCGGTTGGCTGGAACCGCTTTTGGAAAGGATTGGGAGAGATGAAACAGCAATTGTGTGTCCTGTTATAGACAcaattgattggaatacttttgAATTCTATATGCAGACAGGGGAGCCCATGATTGGTGGGTTTGACTGGCGTTTAACATTTCAGTGGCATTCTGTCCCCAAACAGAAAAGGGACAGGCAGATATCAAGAATTGACCCCATCAGATCACCTACCATGGCTGGAGGACTGTTTGCTGTCAGCAAGAAATATTTTCAGTACCTTGGAACGTATGACACAGGAATGGAAGTGTGGGGAGGTGAAAACCTTGAGCTGTCTTTTAGGGTGTGGCAGTGTGGTGGCAAATTGGAGATCCACCCGTGTTCCCACGTGGGCCATGTGTTCCCCAAGCGGGCACCATATGCTCGCCCCAATTTCCTACAGAATACTGCTCGGGCAGCAGAAGTTTGGATGGATGAGTACAAAGAGCACTTCTACAATAGAAACCCTCCAGCAAGAAAAGAAGCTTATGGTgatatttctgaaagaaaattacTACGAGAGCGGCTGAGATGCAAGAGCTTTGACTGGTATTTGAAAAACGTTTTTCCTAATTTACATGTTCCAGAGGATAGACCAGGCTGGCATGGGGCTATTCGCAGTAGAGGGATCTCGTCTGAATGTTTAGATTATAATTCTCCTGACAACAACCCCACAGGTGCTAACCTTTCACTGTTTGGATGCCATGGTCAAGGAGGCAATCAATTCTTTGAATATACTTCAAACAAAGAAataaggtttaattctgtgacagAGTTATGTGCAGAGGTACCTGAGCAAAAAAATTATGTAGGAATGCAAAATTGTCCCAAAGATGGGTTCCCTGTACCAGCAAACATTATTTGGCATTTTAAAGAAGATGGAACTATTTTTCACCCACACTCAGGACTGTGTCTTAGTGCTTATCGGACACCGGAGGGCCGACCTGATGTACAAATGAGAACTTGTGATGCTCTAGATAAAAATCAAATTTGGAGTTTTGAGAAATAG
- the POC1B gene encoding POC1 centriolar protein homolog B isoform X2, with the protein MAWCVATTDPAHPSRPLFTGLAVSRGSAGHAWSAGFDWAAVVVVTGRRCRSGQTVPGAARSPLLPHPLPSPLRVPPPTGAWGRPLPRWPQPRRTPFWSVISKATKLRSPPWTSAPTASNLLLVSTFHASAGAGRARELGSRRLSDLQKNTEDLSQPLYKKPPADSHALGEWGKASKLQLNEDELKQQEELIERYAINIYLSDRISLHRHIEDKRMYECKSQKFNYRTLPTTSVIIAFYNEAWSTLLRTIHSVLETSPAVLLKEIILVDDLSDRVYLKTQLETYISNLDRVRLIRTNKREGLVRARLIGATFATGDVLTFLDCHCECNSGWLEPLLERIGRDETAIVCPVIDTIDWNTFEFYMQTGEPMIGGFDWRLTFQWHSVPKQKRDRQISRIDPIRSPTMAGGLFAVSKKYFQYLGTYDTGMEVWGGENLELSFRVWQCGGKLEIHPCSHVGHVFPKRAPYARPNFLQNTARAAEVWMDEYKEHFYNRNPPARKEAYGDISERKLLRERLRCKSFDWYLKNVFPNLHVPEDRPGWHGAIRSRGISSECLDYNSPDNNPTGANLSLFGCHGQGGNQFFEYTSNKEIRFNSVTELCAEVPEQKNYVGMQNCPKDGFPVPANIIWHFKEDGTIFHPHSGLCLSAYRTPEGRPDVQMRTCDALDKNQIWSFEK; encoded by the exons ATGGCTTGGTGTGTGGCCACAACTGACCCGGCGCATCCCTCCCGTCCGCTCTTTACAGGGCTGGCGGTGTCTCGGGGCTCGGCTGGCCATGCCTGGAGCGCGGGGTTTGACTGGGCCGCCGTTGTTGTAGTGACCGGGAGGCGCTGCCGCTCTGGGCAGACGGTTCCGGGAGCCGCACggtcccctctccttccccatcccctcccctcccctctccggGTTCCCCCACCCACAGGAGCCTGGGGCCGACCACTCCCCCGATGGCCTCAGCCACG GAGGACCCCGTTCTGGAGCGTTATTTCAAAGGCCACAAAGCTGCGATCACCTCCTTGGACCTCAGCCCCAACGGCAAGCAACTTG CTCTTGGTCTCCACTTTTCATGCCTCCGCAGGAGCCGGCCGTGCCAGGGAGCTGGGGTCAAGAAGGCTCTCAGACCTCCAGAAAAATACGGAGGATTTGTCTCAACCGCTTTATAAGAAGCCCCCTGCAGATTCCCATGCACTTGGggagtgggggaaagccagcaaaCTCCAGCTCAACGAGGATGAACTGAAGCAGCAAGAAGAACTCATTGAGAGATACGCCATCAATATTTACCTCAGTGACAGGATTTCCCTGCATCGACACATAGAGGATAAAAGAATGTATGAGTGTAAGTCCCAGAAGTTCAACTATAGGACACTTCCTACCACCTCGGTTATCATTGCTTTCTATAACGAAGCCTGGTCGACTTTGCTCCGTACCATTCACAGTGTTTTAGAAACTTCTCCTGCAGTTCTTTTGAAAGAGATCATCTTGGTGGATGACTTGAGTGACAGAGTTTATTTGAAGACACAACTTGAAACTTACATCAGCAATCTTGATAGAGTACGCTTGATTAGGACCAATAAGCGAGAGGGGCTGGTTAGGGCCCGTCTGATTGGGGCCACTTTCGCCACTGGGGACGTCCTCACTTTCCTGGATTGTCACTGTGAGTGTAATTCCGGTTGGCTGGAACCGCTTTTGGAAAGGATTGGGAGAGATGAAACAGCAATTGTGTGTCCTGTTATAGACAcaattgattggaatacttttgAATTCTATATGCAGACAGGGGAGCCCATGATTGGTGGGTTTGACTGGCGTTTAACATTTCAGTGGCATTCTGTCCCCAAACAGAAAAGGGACAGGCAGATATCAAGAATTGACCCCATCAGATCACCTACCATGGCTGGAGGACTGTTTGCTGTCAGCAAGAAATATTTTCAGTACCTTGGAACGTATGACACAGGAATGGAAGTGTGGGGAGGTGAAAACCTTGAGCTGTCTTTTAGGGTGTGGCAGTGTGGTGGCAAATTGGAGATCCACCCGTGTTCCCACGTGGGCCATGTGTTCCCCAAGCGGGCACCATATGCTCGCCCCAATTTCCTACAGAATACTGCTCGGGCAGCAGAAGTTTGGATGGATGAGTACAAAGAGCACTTCTACAATAGAAACCCTCCAGCAAGAAAAGAAGCTTATGGTgatatttctgaaagaaaattacTACGAGAGCGGCTGAGATGCAAGAGCTTTGACTGGTATTTGAAAAACGTTTTTCCTAATTTACATGTTCCAGAGGATAGACCAGGCTGGCATGGGGCTATTCGCAGTAGAGGGATCTCGTCTGAATGTTTAGATTATAATTCTCCTGACAACAACCCCACAGGTGCTAACCTTTCACTGTTTGGATGCCATGGTCAAGGAGGCAATCAATTCTTTGAATATACTTCAAACAAAGAAataaggtttaattctgtgacagAGTTATGTGCAGAGGTACCTGAGCAAAAAAATTATGTAGGAATGCAAAATTGTCCCAAAGATGGGTTCCCTGTACCAGCAAACATTATTTGGCATTTTAAAGAAGATGGAACTATTTTTCACCCACACTCAGGACTGTGTCTTAGTGCTTATCGGACACCGGAGGGCCGACCTGATGTACAAATGAGAACTTGTGATGCTCTAGATAAAAATCAAATTTGGAGTTTTGAGAAATAG
- the POC1B gene encoding POC1 centriolar protein homolog B isoform X1, which produces MPAGGAQERAFQRGRGSCDALDSGKREQSVLRALRGELAPASPCSRTGRRARGWAAAWPRRPAKPPPGWPFLSRTPGEWQRGSRPPEFEVCGGFQNLTAFLSRRTPFWSVISKATKLRSPPWTSAPTASNLLLVSTFHASAGAGRARELGSRRLSDLQKNTEDLSQPLYKKPPADSHALGEWGKASKLQLNEDELKQQEELIERYAINIYLSDRISLHRHIEDKRMYECKSQKFNYRTLPTTSVIIAFYNEAWSTLLRTIHSVLETSPAVLLKEIILVDDLSDRVYLKTQLETYISNLDRVRLIRTNKREGLVRARLIGATFATGDVLTFLDCHCECNSGWLEPLLERIGRDETAIVCPVIDTIDWNTFEFYMQTGEPMIGGFDWRLTFQWHSVPKQKRDRQISRIDPIRSPTMAGGLFAVSKKYFQYLGTYDTGMEVWGGENLELSFRVWQCGGKLEIHPCSHVGHVFPKRAPYARPNFLQNTARAAEVWMDEYKEHFYNRNPPARKEAYGDISERKLLRERLRCKSFDWYLKNVFPNLHVPEDRPGWHGAIRSRGISSECLDYNSPDNNPTGANLSLFGCHGQGGNQFFEYTSNKEIRFNSVTELCAEVPEQKNYVGMQNCPKDGFPVPANIIWHFKEDGTIFHPHSGLCLSAYRTPEGRPDVQMRTCDALDKNQIWSFEK; this is translated from the exons ATGCCAGCGGGCGGGGCCCAGGAACGTGCATTTCAAAGGGGCCGCGGTTCCTGCGATGCGCTGGACTCTGGGAAGCGCGAAcagagcgttttgcgggctctgcgggGAGAGCTGGCGCCGGCGTCTCCCTGTAGCAGGACTGGGCGCCGCGCCCGTGGGTGGGCTGCTGCCTGGCCCCGCCGTCCAGCCAAGCCGCCGCCTGGGTGGCCATTCCTAAGCCGGACTCCGGGGGAGTGGCAGCGTGGATCACGGCCCCCGGAATTCGAGGTCTGCGGCGGCTTTCAAAACTTGACAGCTTTCCTTTCCAGGAGGACCCCGTTCTGGAGCGTTATTTCAAAGGCCACAAAGCTGCGATCACCTCCTTGGACCTCAGCCCCAACGGCAAGCAACTTG CTCTTGGTCTCCACTTTTCATGCCTCCGCAGGAGCCGGCCGTGCCAGGGAGCTGGGGTCAAGAAGGCTCTCAGACCTCCAGAAAAATACGGAGGATTTGTCTCAACCGCTTTATAAGAAGCCCCCTGCAGATTCCCATGCACTTGGggagtgggggaaagccagcaaaCTCCAGCTCAACGAGGATGAACTGAAGCAGCAAGAAGAACTCATTGAGAGATACGCCATCAATATTTACCTCAGTGACAGGATTTCCCTGCATCGACACATAGAGGATAAAAGAATGTATGAGTGTAAGTCCCAGAAGTTCAACTATAGGACACTTCCTACCACCTCGGTTATCATTGCTTTCTATAACGAAGCCTGGTCGACTTTGCTCCGTACCATTCACAGTGTTTTAGAAACTTCTCCTGCAGTTCTTTTGAAAGAGATCATCTTGGTGGATGACTTGAGTGACAGAGTTTATTTGAAGACACAACTTGAAACTTACATCAGCAATCTTGATAGAGTACGCTTGATTAGGACCAATAAGCGAGAGGGGCTGGTTAGGGCCCGTCTGATTGGGGCCACTTTCGCCACTGGGGACGTCCTCACTTTCCTGGATTGTCACTGTGAGTGTAATTCCGGTTGGCTGGAACCGCTTTTGGAAAGGATTGGGAGAGATGAAACAGCAATTGTGTGTCCTGTTATAGACAcaattgattggaatacttttgAATTCTATATGCAGACAGGGGAGCCCATGATTGGTGGGTTTGACTGGCGTTTAACATTTCAGTGGCATTCTGTCCCCAAACAGAAAAGGGACAGGCAGATATCAAGAATTGACCCCATCAGATCACCTACCATGGCTGGAGGACTGTTTGCTGTCAGCAAGAAATATTTTCAGTACCTTGGAACGTATGACACAGGAATGGAAGTGTGGGGAGGTGAAAACCTTGAGCTGTCTTTTAGGGTGTGGCAGTGTGGTGGCAAATTGGAGATCCACCCGTGTTCCCACGTGGGCCATGTGTTCCCCAAGCGGGCACCATATGCTCGCCCCAATTTCCTACAGAATACTGCTCGGGCAGCAGAAGTTTGGATGGATGAGTACAAAGAGCACTTCTACAATAGAAACCCTCCAGCAAGAAAAGAAGCTTATGGTgatatttctgaaagaaaattacTACGAGAGCGGCTGAGATGCAAGAGCTTTGACTGGTATTTGAAAAACGTTTTTCCTAATTTACATGTTCCAGAGGATAGACCAGGCTGGCATGGGGCTATTCGCAGTAGAGGGATCTCGTCTGAATGTTTAGATTATAATTCTCCTGACAACAACCCCACAGGTGCTAACCTTTCACTGTTTGGATGCCATGGTCAAGGAGGCAATCAATTCTTTGAATATACTTCAAACAAAGAAataaggtttaattctgtgacagAGTTATGTGCAGAGGTACCTGAGCAAAAAAATTATGTAGGAATGCAAAATTGTCCCAAAGATGGGTTCCCTGTACCAGCAAACATTATTTGGCATTTTAAAGAAGATGGAACTATTTTTCACCCACACTCAGGACTGTGTCTTAGTGCTTATCGGACACCGGAGGGCCGACCTGATGTACAAATGAGAACTTGTGATGCTCTAGATAAAAATCAAATTTGGAGTTTTGAGAAATAG